The Danio rerio strain Tuebingen ecotype United States chromosome 19, GRCz12tu, whole genome shotgun sequence genome includes the window TTTGTTTTGATAAATGCTTAAAAAGACTGGatatatttgaataaatacaTAGGTAGTTAAAGGTCTTAATAGATATTCAAATATCTTAACGTGTTTATTGTAAACTACCCatttgtttaaagtaaaaatgttgtgGTCAGatgtaatctgaaaaaaaaaaccacactTTAAATCTCGTAAATCTCTGTAATTACCGGATGAGTTTGAATGAAATATTTCCTGCCTGCTGATACATACACAAGGCTTCAAGAACGCTGCTTGGTTTTCTCCAATCCAACAGAGGGCGATGTAGATATCAGTTAGTAGACGTTTGTACACCATACCCGGCGTCGTTGCTGTAGGAAAAACATTATTTCGAAATTGTTAAATACCTTATTAATTCGGAACGAACGCCAAATTTAGCATACGAGACCTATTTTAATTGTAAGGTAAGAactgattgtatttatttttctgctttatTACTCTAATATTGTATGGCATTAAAAAGGTTCTAGAATTTTCAATGCTAATTGCTAACATACATTCggtatttaaattgtattaagaGTTAACTTTAGTTTATATGGTTTCATTCTGAATATATAAATCTGACAAAACACCCCCTCTGCCTATTTAGAAGTGTGTTTGGCATAAATCCGGCAAAATGTCGTATATGCTCCCTCATCTTCACAATGGCTGGCAAGTAGACCAGGCTATTTTATCCGAAGAGGACCGTGTTATTGTTATAAGATTTGGCCACGACTGGGACCCTACGTGTATGAAAATGGATGAAGTCTTATACAGCATCGCTGAGAAGGTATTGTATGATATTATCTAATATGTAAACGCGAAGACGCACGTGGACAccttataatgttatttttttcacttAATTGATTTTTGGTAATAATAAGTTTTGTACGGTCAGTCTATCAGTACTTTGGGCCTAATAGCAAGTGTTTCCTCAGGTGAAGAATTTTGCAGTCATTTATCTTGTGGACATCACAGAAGTGCCAGATTTCAATAAGATGTACGAGTTGTATGATCCTTGCACAGTCATGTTCTTTTTCAGGTAAGTTTTCTGGGATACAGCCAATTAAGTCAGCAGTTATgggttaaaattatattatataagttTATAAATCTTTATCATCTTAATCATATCATTATCATGTCATCAATAATtgtaacaacattattatttctTAACATAACTTAATTTGAATAAAGTTAAGTTCAGAATTATTAATGTTGTTACACTtgcaggccactttattagtttcACCTTACttataccgggttggaccctcttttgccttctgaattgccttaatccttcgcagcatagattcaacaagttactgaaaatattcctctgagGTTTTGGcacatattgacataatagcatcatgcagttgttgcagatttgttggctgcacatccatgatgcgaatctcccgttccaccacataccaaaggtgctctcttggtggtgatgtggagagaccccccttatGATTGTAG containing:
- the txnl4a gene encoding thioredoxin-like protein 4A (The RefSeq protein has 1 substitution compared to this genomic sequence), which produces MSYMLPHLHNGWQVDQAILSEEDRAIVIRFGHDWDPTCMKMDEVLYSIAEKVKNFAVIYLVDITEVPDFNKMYELYDPCTVMFFFRNKHIMIDLGTGNNNKINWTMEDKQEMIDIVETVYRGARKGRGLVVSPKDYSTKYRY